The following proteins are encoded in a genomic region of Flammeovirga pectinis:
- a CDS encoding HAD family hydrolase, with the protein MKRYIILLLLLSNTLFGQDKTAVFNLDGTIISESNGYMYEKFTDVYSNHSFETYDDLVHEIAEISERENYQKLVDRFFKRNDVEVYGDALELINKLKKEGYTLVLCTSTEEHFAKEINRRFLNNAFDEVIGSDLSKDVNSYDKKVNALKKNKINPDVAYGNSLADFPMMNFAKKGILVVNEDDDKNKYKDFEDCIDEAKENGFEIIHFDDDTIDDED; encoded by the coding sequence ATGAAAAGATATATCATACTACTTTTATTATTATCAAATACCCTTTTTGGACAAGATAAAACTGCAGTTTTTAACCTTGATGGTACAATCATATCAGAATCTAATGGATACATGTATGAGAAGTTTACCGACGTTTATTCCAATCATTCTTTTGAGACTTATGATGATTTAGTACATGAAATTGCTGAAATTTCTGAACGTGAAAATTACCAAAAGTTGGTAGACAGATTCTTTAAAAGAAATGATGTTGAAGTGTACGGAGATGCTCTAGAACTAATAAATAAATTAAAGAAAGAGGGGTATACGCTTGTGTTATGTACATCTACAGAAGAGCATTTTGCAAAAGAAATTAATAGAAGATTCTTAAATAATGCATTTGATGAAGTAATAGGCTCTGATTTATCAAAGGATGTAAATAGCTACGATAAAAAGGTGAATGCCTTAAAAAAGAATAAAATTAATCCAGACGTTGCGTATGGTAATTCATTAGCCGATTTTCCAATGATGAACTTTGCAAAAAAGGGTATTCTTGTTGTAAACGAAGATGATGATAAAAATAAATACAAAGACTTTGAAGATTGTATAGATGAAGCAAAAGAAAATGGCTTCGAAATTATTCATTTTGATGATGATACAATTGACGATGAGGATTAA
- a CDS encoding choice-of-anchor tandem repeat GloVer-containing protein, which produces MKHFILLFSSLLFAFSTTIAQPYILTPTTTGGTKGAGGILHFNLGTNAFENITSINSLNPSLDLDGSEFFGITQGDNTTIYVTTLSGGDYDEGALFSYDLKTGNVAMLYSFGIDGEFGIPLPNNPRFKPLHHNGSLYGVTRDGGDYGWGAVYKYDLSTDEMSFLVHFNNEHLQSSPLIVGENDNTLYGTSTSGNGHAKDTGTIYGVNLSNNTIFRVYNFYDDYIGGMYRPWGPIVMHGDEIYGTTKKNEFRGFSGGIYAYNIVKKEFRVVLKILETDVEGTTYQGITKTSFNQLYATALGGGAKNGGVLQYIEPSAHNSEIKYAFPYDGWMESIPTSLNGVLYGIRDYKAVHNNSGWSVIYKIEDASSNSPSYSELYTIDKSTINAYDYIITDAGLMIGGYSTLELNGSGGLFSFDVNSGEFKNLIEFKTNGGNTLSGEITKINDSKYYVSAQTGAKSDQGAILKYNPSIDGFSTVEDAHYAYSFNVGGQIAHSNSPSTRHYINSEGKFIFSSDLYNRKQVNYYAETRQYYEYYRGAFTAIDTAGDHKTGSSLQMKFKHERVDDQGNFYNRHPYYTNISLLEIDGDTALVFVDNRIGKVNTKTFENFGEETFINDVDTYGENFGDHMILAQNNLVYGMMRKKGTNNLGTLFSYDYQTKAMQSLHQFDSLTGSSPSSGLLEASDGNLYGMTSLGGNFNKGVLFKYDINSSQLSVLKHFDGDTDGGHPKGGLLEDNGVLYGVTFDGGSHHLGTLFKFTTNTSSYEVLLNLDKNTGGHPLNTIPIIDCIVPGITSLALDPSSVNCTGNALTFNFKTIRGNSNQWNLPTNTSIISQSDTTMTLDISNLSIGKYTLDLSNTNSCGSSTPVTTNFEKVQSVSIDTIKTQQSITCKIAFANFEMDGVQLADSYRWKIPNGAVVVGDNDKHKIQLSLQGIGFGDHTLTAYVENSCGSIDSTEYHFTIDVYNPSEIDFTFTPYSETTNHQIDENIYCSDKISGVITYDNRPSNISQMMWDFPHKDTRIKDVSHVNKLFVYPWNETTNAWEVYNQNDIEVTLPLKEGPNQIRVWGYDACGGSSLINTDTIYYYTPYAMSGIKTANNNVCAGQEINLEAEFNGGYGFDFEWILPNAVTLVSHGISKQPSLVFNEGGTFTIGVTTKIPSNGTSCNLSTDTAFVDITVKEIKKVLLTGTNAICGNSSELIKVYAENHDDTPLLWTYPNEAIKVGTSNNDTLVLDVSMLTVGDFQISVKGQGNCFSSSPTFYTFNIHDGNVITDRLELSETAGCYDNEFSISAVGTKNVANHHWIYSGNVVPSGDTNLASLSFHFADDTYGVETIKYVASNGCHISDTLSLTVNVNNSPVIEGIDLPSELCKSSYDTLTVSILNQANTVSWTLPTGAVIVDSLSLDQIVVNFTSVADGDHEVSVNASNDCGNSNTQTANVRISNCIVSAIISLEQELSIYPNPSSDFMEIKNLPIGQYEYSIVDTKGSVIVPKHQFDTKNIDIRELKSGNYFIRVINGGEIIYNAQFIKK; this is translated from the coding sequence ATGAAACACTTTATTCTTTTATTTTCCAGTTTACTCTTCGCATTTAGTACTACCATTGCACAGCCTTACATTTTAACTCCTACTACTACAGGTGGTACAAAAGGGGCTGGAGGTATCCTTCATTTCAACTTAGGAACCAATGCTTTTGAAAACATTACCTCTATAAATTCACTTAACCCTAGTTTAGATCTTGATGGATCAGAATTCTTTGGAATTACTCAAGGGGATAATACTACTATTTATGTAACTACACTTAGTGGCGGTGATTATGATGAAGGTGCTTTATTTTCTTATGATTTAAAGACAGGCAATGTTGCAATGCTCTATAGTTTTGGAATTGATGGAGAGTTTGGCATACCTCTCCCCAATAACCCTCGTTTCAAACCTCTTCACCACAACGGTTCTTTGTATGGTGTTACAAGAGATGGAGGAGATTATGGTTGGGGAGCAGTCTATAAATATGATCTCTCTACTGATGAAATGTCTTTCTTAGTGCATTTTAATAATGAACACCTACAATCCAGTCCACTTATAGTTGGTGAAAATGACAATACACTTTATGGTACAAGTACTTCTGGGAATGGTCATGCAAAGGACACAGGAACAATCTATGGAGTAAATCTTTCAAATAATACAATCTTTAGGGTTTATAATTTTTATGATGATTATATAGGAGGGATGTATAGACCATGGGGACCTATTGTTATGCACGGAGATGAGATTTACGGCACCACAAAGAAAAATGAATTTAGAGGTTTTTCTGGAGGGATATACGCTTACAACATCGTAAAAAAAGAATTCCGAGTAGTTTTAAAAATTTTAGAAACAGATGTTGAAGGAACAACTTATCAAGGAATTACAAAAACTTCATTTAATCAACTTTATGCTACTGCTCTAGGAGGCGGTGCAAAGAATGGTGGTGTTTTACAATATATTGAACCAAGTGCTCATAACAGTGAAATTAAATACGCATTTCCATATGATGGTTGGATGGAATCAATTCCTACCTCTCTCAATGGTGTTTTATATGGTATTAGAGATTATAAAGCAGTTCATAATAATAGTGGTTGGAGTGTCATTTACAAAATTGAAGATGCTTCATCTAACTCCCCTTCTTATTCCGAGTTATATACGATTGATAAAAGCACAATCAATGCCTATGATTATATTATTACAGATGCTGGTTTAATGATTGGAGGTTATAGTACTCTTGAGCTCAATGGTAGTGGTGGATTATTCTCCTTTGATGTCAATTCTGGCGAATTTAAAAATTTAATAGAATTTAAGACGAATGGCGGTAATACCCTATCAGGAGAAATCACTAAAATTAATGATAGTAAGTACTATGTCTCAGCCCAAACAGGCGCCAAATCTGATCAAGGAGCAATTCTAAAATACAATCCTAGCATAGATGGTTTTTCAACCGTTGAAGATGCTCATTACGCTTATTCATTTAATGTAGGTGGACAAATAGCTCATAGTAATTCCCCTTCTACAAGACATTATATTAATTCTGAAGGAAAATTCATTTTCAGTTCCGATCTGTATAATCGAAAACAAGTTAATTATTATGCTGAAACTCGACAGTATTATGAATATTATCGAGGGGCTTTTACTGCAATCGATACTGCAGGTGATCATAAAACAGGAAGCTCATTGCAAATGAAATTTAAGCATGAAAGGGTTGATGATCAAGGTAACTTTTATAATCGACATCCCTATTACACTAATATTTCATTATTAGAGATTGACGGTGATACTGCACTTGTTTTTGTAGATAATAGAATTGGTAAAGTAAATACTAAGACCTTTGAAAATTTTGGTGAAGAAACTTTTATTAATGATGTAGATACCTATGGTGAAAATTTTGGAGATCATATGATCTTGGCTCAAAATAACTTGGTGTATGGTATGATGAGAAAAAAGGGTACAAATAATTTAGGAACCTTATTTTCTTATGATTATCAAACAAAAGCAATGCAAAGTCTACATCAATTTGATTCACTTACGGGGTCTTCTCCTTCAAGTGGTTTATTAGAAGCTAGCGATGGAAATCTTTATGGCATGACTTCATTAGGAGGTAACTTTAATAAAGGTGTTTTATTTAAATATGATATCAATAGTAGTCAACTTTCTGTATTAAAACATTTTGATGGTGATACAGATGGAGGACACCCAAAAGGAGGCTTATTAGAAGATAATGGAGTATTATATGGTGTGACATTTGATGGTGGTTCACATCATTTAGGAACTCTTTTCAAGTTTACAACAAATACATCATCCTATGAAGTATTACTAAATCTTGATAAAAATACTGGAGGTCATCCTCTTAATACCATACCAATTATTGATTGTATTGTTCCTGGTATAACTTCATTAGCACTTGACCCTTCTTCTGTCAATTGTACAGGTAATGCTTTAACTTTCAACTTTAAAACTATAAGAGGAAACTCAAATCAATGGAACCTACCTACTAATACCTCTATTATTAGTCAAAGTGATACAACAATGACTTTGGATATATCTAATTTAAGTATAGGAAAATATACTCTTGATCTTAGTAATACAAACAGTTGTGGTTCATCTACCCCTGTTACAACTAACTTTGAAAAGGTACAAAGTGTAAGCATTGATACCATCAAAACACAACAAAGTATTACTTGTAAAATTGCCTTTGCTAACTTTGAAATGGATGGAGTTCAGTTAGCAGATAGCTACCGTTGGAAAATCCCAAATGGAGCCGTTGTTGTCGGGGATAATGATAAGCATAAAATACAACTTAGTTTGCAAGGGATTGGTTTTGGGGATCATACCCTTACAGCTTATGTTGAAAATAGTTGTGGATCAATTGATTCAACAGAATATCACTTTACTATAGATGTATACAATCCTTCTGAAATAGACTTTACTTTTACTCCATATTCAGAAACAACGAATCATCAAATTGATGAAAATATTTACTGTTCAGACAAGATTAGTGGAGTAATTACTTATGATAATCGTCCTTCAAATATTTCACAAATGATGTGGGATTTCCCGCATAAAGATACTCGTATTAAAGATGTTTCTCATGTTAATAAATTATTTGTTTATCCATGGAATGAAACCACAAATGCTTGGGAAGTATATAATCAAAATGATATAGAGGTTACTTTACCATTAAAAGAGGGACCTAACCAAATTAGAGTCTGGGGTTATGATGCATGCGGGGGGTCTTCTTTAATTAATACAGATACCATCTACTATTATACTCCTTATGCTATGTCAGGTATTAAAACAGCTAATAATAATGTTTGTGCAGGTCAGGAAATCAACTTAGAAGCAGAGTTTAATGGTGGTTATGGATTTGATTTTGAATGGATCTTACCAAATGCAGTAACTCTTGTTTCTCATGGTATAAGTAAACAACCTAGTTTAGTTTTTAATGAGGGTGGAACATTTACAATAGGAGTTACTACTAAAATACCTAGTAATGGTACAAGTTGTAATTTATCAACAGATACTGCTTTTGTAGATATCACAGTAAAGGAAATTAAGAAAGTACTCCTAACAGGTACAAATGCTATTTGTGGTAATAGTTCAGAACTAATTAAAGTTTATGCTGAAAATCATGATGACACACCTTTACTTTGGACGTATCCAAATGAAGCGATAAAAGTAGGAACATCTAATAATGATACATTAGTTCTTGATGTCAGTATGCTTACAGTTGGTGATTTCCAAATTAGTGTAAAAGGACAAGGAAATTGTTTTAGTTCAAGCCCTACATTCTACACTTTTAATATTCATGATGGTAATGTAATCACAGATAGATTAGAATTATCTGAAACGGCTGGTTGCTACGATAATGAGTTTAGTATATCTGCAGTAGGTACTAAAAATGTGGCAAATCATCATTGGATTTATTCTGGTAATGTTGTTCCAAGTGGAGATACCAATTTAGCCAGTCTTTCTTTCCACTTTGCAGATGATACTTATGGAGTTGAAACAATAAAATATGTAGCAAGTAATGGTTGTCATATTTCGGATACTTTAAGTTTAACAGTCAATGTAAATAATAGTCCTGTGATAGAAGGTATTGATTTGCCATCGGAATTATGTAAATCATCTTACGACACTTTAACTGTATCCATCTTAAATCAAGCAAATACAGTTAGTTGGACTTTACCTACAGGTGCTGTAATTGTAGATTCTCTTAGCTTAGATCAGATAGTAGTTAATTTTACGAGCGTAGCTGACGGAGATCATGAAGTATCTGTCAATGCATCTAATGATTGTGGAAATTCTAACACACAAACGGCAAATGTTAGAATTAGTAATTGTATTGTAAGTGCAATTATTTCGTTAGAACAAGAGTTGTCTATTTATCCAAATCCATCAAGTGATTTTATGGAGATCAAAAACCTTCCAATAGGGCAGTATGAATATAGTATTGTCGATACAAAAGGAAGTGTAATTGTCCCAAAACATCAGTTTGATACTAAGAATATTGATATCAGAGAATTAAAATCTGGTAACTATTTTATTCGAGTTATTAATGGAGGTGAGATTATATATAATGCTCAATTTATTAAAAAATAA
- a CDS encoding transposase: protein MESRAFIGPILSKMSDLRKSKVNFLTECFILFLSIKGKINFLQLSRYGSYSEKTYRNNFESGFSFSEFNHHLINEHCGDEKIIAFDPVYLSKSGKKTYGLGKYWSGCAGKAQKGLDLSGIGIVDVESRNAFHYDAIQTPSITELKEKGMSLVDHYASTLLTHKEQLLTHSKYVVADAYFAKEKFVRPLDEAGFTVLSRFRGDMNARYLFEGPKTGKRGRPKKFNGKVDWKNIDLDIFQLEDDTDLYYLYSAKIYSVALKREVMIALVQFKNQKLKQKIFFSTDLNQEAFQIFNYYRLRFHIEFLFRDAKQHTSLTGCQGISKNKIHFHTNMALTSVSIAKAFHWINQEKKERGPFSMANIKTLYFNELILKKIFSVFRIDVDVEKNKQQFEMIRKLGQIAA from the coding sequence ATGGAAAGCAGAGCTTTCATAGGACCAATATTATCAAAAATGTCTGACTTAAGAAAAAGTAAAGTCAACTTTTTAACAGAATGTTTTATACTCTTCTTGAGTATCAAGGGGAAAATTAATTTTCTTCAGTTATCAAGGTATGGTTCATATAGTGAAAAAACTTACCGAAATAATTTCGAATCAGGTTTTTCTTTTTCAGAATTTAATCATCATTTGATCAATGAACATTGTGGTGATGAAAAAATAATAGCTTTCGATCCTGTTTACCTCAGTAAAAGTGGTAAGAAAACCTATGGTTTAGGGAAATATTGGTCCGGATGTGCTGGTAAAGCTCAAAAAGGATTGGATTTATCAGGTATTGGAATTGTTGATGTAGAAAGTCGTAATGCCTTTCATTATGATGCAATCCAAACGCCTTCAATTACAGAATTAAAGGAGAAAGGCATGAGTTTAGTTGACCATTATGCATCCACTTTGCTTACACATAAAGAGCAATTATTGACGCATTCTAAGTATGTTGTAGCTGATGCTTATTTTGCAAAAGAAAAGTTTGTTCGACCATTAGATGAGGCTGGCTTTACTGTACTTAGTCGATTTAGAGGTGATATGAATGCAAGGTATTTATTTGAAGGACCAAAAACAGGAAAACGCGGTAGACCTAAAAAATTCAACGGAAAAGTAGACTGGAAAAATATTGATCTCGATATTTTTCAGTTAGAAGATGATACAGACTTATATTATTTGTACTCTGCAAAAATTTATAGCGTTGCTTTAAAAAGAGAAGTAATGATTGCACTTGTTCAATTTAAAAATCAAAAGCTCAAGCAAAAAATATTCTTTTCAACAGATCTAAATCAAGAGGCCTTCCAAATTTTCAATTATTACAGATTACGTTTTCACATAGAATTTCTTTTTCGAGATGCAAAACAGCATACAAGTCTTACAGGTTGTCAAGGAATAAGTAAAAATAAAATTCATTTTCATACTAATATGGCACTTACTTCTGTCTCAATTGCTAAGGCTTTTCATTGGATCAATCAAGAAAAAAAGGAAAGAGGACCCTTTTCAATGGCTAACATAAAAACACTCTATTTCAATGAGTTAATACTAAAAAAGATTTTTAGTGTATTTCGAATTGATGTAGATGTTGAAAAAAATAAACAGCAATTTGAGATGATTCGAAAATTAGGTCAAATTGCTGCTTGA
- a CDS encoding NAD(P)H-hydrate dehydratase, which produces MKLFTTQQIRDWDIYTIKNEPIDSIDLMERAANRLTDWYYENCERYTDITFFCGVGNNGGDGLVMARLLHLLHFNVKCYIVHFSDKISEDFKQNLSRLPKNVPCYDIKEDSDVPVINDETVLVDCIFGSGLSRPPKGITQKTIIEINRSNNPVIAIDIASGLYADHYSTHFQTIIEADITLTLEVPKLAMLFPENDKNVGELNIIPIDLSKKFKEETPSNYFFTTHKNAQEIYRPRKRFDHKGKFGNLLIVGGSKGMIGAVQLATKAGLRAGAGKTTALVPACGYEIIQATIPEAMCISDPSRNHIVASTLVSKYSAIGIGPGIGQHEQTQKAVRSIIEDAEKPIVLDADALNMLSENDEWWSLIPENSILTPHLGEFERLAGIQFINSFDRLEAASKMAKEHNVIIVLKGANTAICLPNGQIHFNSTGNAGLAKGGSGDALLGIISSLLAQKYKPYEAAILGVYLHGKAGDYASADKGFESMVASDVIESLGKAFFELLK; this is translated from the coding sequence ATGAAACTATTTACAACACAACAAATTAGAGATTGGGATATTTACACTATTAAAAATGAACCTATAGATAGTATTGATTTAATGGAAAGAGCTGCCAATCGGTTAACAGATTGGTATTATGAAAATTGTGAAAGGTATACTGATATTACTTTCTTTTGTGGTGTAGGTAATAATGGTGGTGATGGTCTTGTTATGGCACGCTTACTTCACCTCTTACACTTTAATGTTAAATGTTATATTGTTCATTTTAGTGATAAAATATCTGAGGATTTTAAGCAAAACCTCTCAAGGCTACCAAAAAATGTACCTTGTTATGATATTAAAGAAGATAGTGATGTTCCTGTTATAAACGATGAAACAGTACTGGTTGATTGTATTTTTGGGTCTGGCCTTTCTAGACCTCCAAAAGGAATTACACAAAAAACCATTATTGAAATCAATAGATCGAATAATCCTGTAATTGCCATTGATATTGCCTCTGGTTTATATGCAGATCATTACTCTACCCATTTTCAGACAATTATTGAAGCAGACATTACGCTTACATTAGAAGTGCCCAAATTAGCAATGTTGTTTCCTGAAAATGATAAGAATGTTGGTGAGTTAAATATTATACCAATTGATTTAAGTAAAAAATTTAAAGAAGAAACACCTTCTAATTACTTTTTTACTACTCATAAAAATGCACAAGAAATATACCGACCAAGAAAGCGTTTTGATCATAAAGGTAAGTTTGGAAATCTTTTAATTGTTGGTGGATCAAAAGGTATGATAGGTGCCGTACAATTGGCTACAAAAGCTGGTTTAAGAGCTGGTGCAGGTAAAACAACGGCTTTAGTTCCCGCATGTGGATATGAAATTATTCAAGCTACTATTCCTGAAGCAATGTGTATATCAGACCCATCAAGAAACCATATTGTAGCCTCAACTTTAGTTTCTAAATATTCTGCTATTGGTATTGGGCCTGGAATTGGACAGCATGAACAAACGCAAAAGGCGGTGCGCTCTATTATTGAAGATGCTGAAAAGCCAATTGTATTAGATGCTGATGCATTAAATATGTTATCCGAAAATGATGAATGGTGGTCGTTAATTCCAGAAAATTCAATTCTTACTCCTCACTTAGGAGAGTTTGAACGTCTTGCGGGAATTCAATTTATTAATTCTTTTGATAGGTTGGAAGCTGCCAGTAAAATGGCTAAAGAACACAACGTAATTATTGTACTTAAAGGAGCCAATACAGCTATCTGTTTACCTAACGGACAAATTCATTTTAACTCTACAGGTAATGCAGGTCTTGCCAAAGGTGGTAGTGGCGATGCCTTACTTGGTATTATTAGTAGCTTATTAGCACAAAAATATAAACCTTACGAAGCGGCAATCTTAGGTGTTTATTTACATGGAAAAGCTGGAGATTATGCTTCGGCAGATAAAGGTTTTGAATCTATGGTTGCTTCTGATGTTATAGAAAGCCTAGGAAAAGCATTTTTTGAGTTATTAAAGTAG
- a CDS encoding prolyl oligopeptidase family serine peptidase, with translation MKTFLKVVAPIIGAAAITSCEVKPPSMAYPDTKRDVVVTTYFGEEVKDPYRWLEDDKSEETAEWVKAENDLTQKYLSQITYKQGIVDRLTELWNYEKITAPRKHGEWLYFYKNDGLQNQYVIYRKKANSDKEEIFLDPNTFSEDGTTSLSSIKFTKDGKLAAYATSAGGSDWRTIHIISTENGKEVEAPILDAKFTGISWKGNEGFYYSSYDKPKEGSQLSGMTQHHKLMYHQLGTKQATDQLVFGGKETPRRYVGGNVTDDNKYLLISASVNTSGNELYIQDLSKKNAPIITMVDNFDNNSYVLYSKGDQLFIQTDYNAPNQKVVTVNAKKPELAHWKDLIPETENVLSASTAGGKLFANYMVDAVSKVYQYDLNGKKEREIKLPGFGTANGFYGEDEDKTLFYSFTSYIYPSTTFEYTIKSGESKEYLKSKVKFNPSEYTSEQVFYASKDGTKVPMIITYKKGLKKDGTNPTILYGYGGFNVSLQPSFNTANIVWLENGGIYAVANLRGGGEYGEKWHTAGTKMQKQNVFDDFIAAAEYLKKEKYTTTEKLAIRGGSNGGLLVGAVMTQQPNLMQVAFPAVGVLDMLRYNKFTAGAGWAYDYGTAEDSKEMFEYLRGYSPYHNVKKGTIYPATMITTADHDDRVVPAHSFKFAAQLQHDDGGNNPILIRIESNAGHGAGKPTDMIIDGYADLFAFAWFNMDFTPALTK, from the coding sequence ATGAAAACTTTTTTAAAAGTAGTCGCTCCAATTATTGGTGCTGCTGCAATTACCTCTTGTGAAGTAAAACCCCCTTCAATGGCGTATCCAGATACAAAACGTGATGTAGTTGTTACTACATATTTCGGAGAAGAAGTTAAAGACCCCTACCGTTGGTTAGAAGATGACAAATCTGAAGAGACCGCAGAATGGGTGAAAGCAGAAAATGATTTAACGCAAAAATACCTAAGTCAAATTACGTATAAACAAGGTATTGTTGACCGTTTAACAGAGCTTTGGAACTATGAGAAAATCACAGCTCCGAGAAAGCATGGAGAATGGTTGTATTTCTATAAAAATGATGGTTTACAAAATCAATATGTAATTTATAGAAAGAAAGCGAATAGCGATAAAGAAGAGATATTTTTAGATCCAAATACGTTCTCTGAAGATGGAACAACTTCTCTTTCTTCAATAAAATTTACTAAAGATGGTAAACTCGCTGCTTACGCAACTTCTGCAGGCGGTTCTGATTGGAGAACAATCCATATTATCTCTACTGAAAATGGAAAAGAAGTAGAAGCCCCAATCTTAGATGCTAAATTTACAGGCATATCTTGGAAAGGTAACGAGGGTTTTTATTACAGTAGTTATGATAAACCAAAAGAGGGTTCTCAGTTATCTGGTATGACACAACATCATAAATTGATGTATCACCAGCTGGGTACTAAACAAGCTACTGATCAGCTTGTTTTTGGTGGAAAAGAAACTCCAAGAAGATACGTGGGGGGTAATGTTACAGACGATAATAAATACCTTCTTATATCTGCATCGGTAAATACTTCTGGTAATGAGTTGTACATTCAAGATTTAAGTAAAAAGAATGCACCTATTATTACTATGGTAGACAACTTTGATAATAACTCTTATGTGTTGTATTCTAAAGGCGATCAACTTTTTATTCAAACGGATTACAATGCTCCAAACCAAAAGGTAGTTACTGTAAATGCTAAAAAACCTGAGTTAGCACATTGGAAAGACCTTATTCCTGAAACAGAAAATGTACTTTCTGCCTCTACAGCCGGTGGTAAATTATTTGCTAATTATATGGTAGATGCTGTTTCTAAAGTCTATCAATATGATTTGAATGGCAAAAAAGAAAGAGAAATCAAATTACCTGGCTTTGGCACTGCAAATGGTTTTTACGGAGAAGACGAGGACAAAACTTTGTTCTATTCTTTCACTTCGTATATCTACCCTTCTACTACTTTTGAATACACAATCAAATCGGGTGAATCAAAAGAATATTTAAAATCTAAAGTAAAATTCAACCCTTCTGAATATACTTCAGAACAAGTTTTTTATGCATCTAAAGATGGTACAAAAGTACCTATGATCATCACCTATAAAAAAGGTTTAAAGAAAGACGGTACAAACCCAACTATTCTTTATGGATATGGTGGATTTAATGTTTCGCTTCAGCCAAGTTTTAATACAGCCAATATTGTTTGGTTAGAAAATGGTGGTATTTACGCTGTTGCTAACTTGCGTGGTGGCGGTGAATATGGCGAAAAATGGCACACGGCAGGTACAAAAATGCAAAAGCAAAATGTTTTCGATGACTTTATTGCTGCTGCCGAATACCTGAAAAAAGAAAAGTATACTACTACTGAAAAATTAGCCATTAGAGGTGGTTCTAATGGTGGTTTACTTGTTGGAGCTGTAATGACTCAGCAACCAAATTTAATGCAAGTTGCTTTCCCTGCTGTTGGTGTTTTAGATATGCTACGCTATAATAAATTTACAGCAGGTGCTGGTTGGGCGTACGATTACGGTACTGCAGAAGACTCTAAAGAAATGTTCGAATACCTTAGAGGATACTCTCCATACCACAATGTGAAAAAAGGAACTATTTACCCTGCCACTATGATTACAACCGCTGATCATGACGACAGAGTTGTCCCTGCACATTCGTTTAAATTTGCCGCTCAGTTACAACATGACGATGGTGGTAATAACCCAATCTTAATTCGTATCGAATCTAATGCCGGACATGGTGCTGGTAAACCTACAGATATGATTATTGATGGTTATGCCGATCTATTTGCTTTTGCGTGGTTTAATATGGATTTCACCCCTGCCTTAACAAAGTAA
- a CDS encoding NADAR family protein, with protein MYYLSVDEVKALCKSETYKIKDFLLDKKECFVFNLNPLFDAVKQGKVSNEGLSMYVKKNSSRLHILHDEAHHLSNEVVGYPIIVPQFPHFRTAEHLYQIIKLDPKKGDDVVEKQLIILDQTAGESAKKIGERREEMRFFWRSSYILREWEMRDLPFSSYKEKHWEALTEILNAMWYALVMKLASNRKEFGRVLLRNGAANLAPIVQVSSDLRNPDTFWSTKIERNGNLTGLNIFGKLIARLRDKYRLELLEKTGRFNLLNVTPPFNINVFGGEIETVDFNE; from the coding sequence ATGTATTATTTATCGGTAGATGAAGTAAAGGCACTTTGTAAATCAGAAACATATAAAATTAAAGACTTTTTATTAGATAAGAAGGAGTGCTTTGTATTTAATTTAAACCCTTTATTTGATGCAGTCAAACAAGGAAAAGTAAGTAATGAGGGCTTGAGTATGTATGTAAAGAAAAATAGTTCTCGATTACATATTTTACATGATGAAGCACATCATTTATCTAATGAAGTAGTAGGTTACCCAATCATTGTTCCTCAATTCCCTCACTTTAGAACTGCTGAACATTTGTATCAGATTATTAAATTAGACCCTAAAAAAGGGGATGATGTTGTTGAAAAGCAATTAATAATTTTAGATCAAACGGCAGGTGAAAGTGCTAAGAAAATTGGAGAGAGAAGAGAAGAAATGCGCTTCTTTTGGAGATCATCTTATATCCTTAGAGAATGGGAAATGAGAGATTTACCTTTTTCATCCTATAAAGAAAAACATTGGGAAGCACTCACAGAAATATTGAATGCAATGTGGTATGCTTTGGTAATGAAATTGGCGAGTAACCGTAAGGAATTTGGTAGGGTTTTACTTAGAAATGGAGCAGCTAATCTTGCACCTATTGTACAAGTATCTTCTGATTTAAGAAACCCAGATACTTTTTGGTCTACTAAAATTGAACGAAATGGAAATCTTACAGGACTAAATATTTTTGGCAAATTAATAGCTAGACTGCGTGATAAATATAGATTGGAATTACTTGAAAAAACGGGTAGATTTAATCTTCTAAATGTTACGCCTCCTTTTAATATTAATGTATTTGGAGGCGAGATTGAAACAGTTGATTTTAACGAATAG